GTCTGTGAACGAACGATTGTCAGCTGTTTTCATATTCAGCAGGGTGGTTCTCCAGTAGGTGGTAGCGTACCTTCGCAGATTCTGGCATTGCGGTATGAACCAATGCACCAACGGCCTTACGAGACCAGGATATCCGTGCAACAACTGGGCGGCAGTAAACGTATCAATAGTGTTCTGTTTAGCGATCTCCAAATACTCCTCATCGCGCGCCAACCCCTTCCCGGCCAAAATTCTAGTAGAAACTCTCGCAACCACATCACAAAGCGTCGGCTTGATCCGATGTGTTCTCCAATCGAGAGACTCTCCAAACCACTTGTCAATGGCATATGTGGCTTCATCCACAATGTCGTCGGTAACCAGACCGAGAGCCTGCGTTAGTTTAGTCCGGACCATGTCGACTGTGAGGTTATCTGCCCGACTGGCTTCCTTCATGCTGTCGAATCCTGGGgggtcgccgtagaatccTTTTCTCGTGACTTCGCTGAAGGAAAGTGTCTCGTTGTTGCGGAGTTCATCGGCGAAGCGGCTTGGGACGATGATTTTGTAGCCTGAACCCGCTGAGACCTGTCGTTTGTTCATATCAAAGTTAGCACTGTGTCTCTGTCGAATTTTGCGTATCCCAAGACGGAGCGATCCATACCTGGAAGAGCCCATTCTGAGTCATTTCCTTGCCTTTGTCCAACATCCTCTTGCAATCCGTCATGTACGCGTGTTTGAGCGGCTTCA
Above is a genomic segment from Fulvia fulva chromosome 3, complete sequence containing:
- a CDS encoding Cytochrome P450 monooxygenase bsc2, with the protein product MTDCKRMLDKGKEMTQNGLFQVSAGSGYKIIVPSRFADELRNNETLSFSEVTRKGFYGDPPGFDSMKEASRADNLTVDMVRTKLTQALGLVTDDIVDEATYAIDKWFGESLDWRTHRIKPTLCDVVARVSTRILAGKGLARDEEYLEIAKQNTIDTFTAAQLLHGYPGLVRPLVHWFIPQCQNLRRQAAKARSLLTPILQQRSVDGQELKRTGKVTDAFTWMEQTATGRPVNHVEGQLNMSLAAIHTATATSLLVLDVI